The DNA sequence TATCACGGGATCCGGAAAGTAGAACCCCGGTCCCTGAGTTGTCGGTTTCGGCCGATCGCTCTCAGAAAACGTAGGAGAACTTCAGGAAGACCGTGTTGCCCTGCTCCGAGCGCTCCCCGAAGGGAGCCGTTCCCCGCTCGTATGCGACCTGTACGGTGCCGAACGGAGGCCGGTAGCGCCACACAAACACCGCCTGTACGTTCTTGCGATCGATGGCGGTCGAGCTCTGGAAGAAGAGCTTGAAGAAGAGATCGGGCGTGAAATTGTAGACCCCCCGTATCACATGGATGTCGGTCGACTCCTCCTCGGGGTCGGGCACGAGCCGGAGCCGGGTGAGCTCGTACTCGACCGAGAGCGCCTCTCCCAGCTTTCGCCGGAGCGCGACCTCCCAGAGGTCGAAGTCGGAATCGAAGCTCTGTCCGAATGCATACTCGACGGAAGCGGACTGGAACTCGCGGATGTTGTATCCGATGAGAAACCCGTTGGAGCGATTGCGGAACTCTTTCTCGAATAGCTGAAACTCCTCGTAGGCATCCCAGGCGAAGGCCCATCGGTTCTGGAGCTCGATCCCGAGACTCTGATCGACGCGCCAGCTCCGGAGGACGTTCTTCTGGCTCCAGTAGATGTTGTAGTTCGAGTCGTACTCGACGTGGCTCACGAGACCGCTCCGCGGCCAGAAGTCCTTGTTGATGGCGCTGTCCATCTCCCTGCGATCGTCGTCCCGAATGAACCCGATGGCATTGACGTGGTCCCCGAAGCGGTCGCCGAGGTGTGTATAGCGAAAGTGAACGTGGCTCGTCGAGGTATCGCGCGACGGGCGAACGAAGAATGCCCAGCGCCCTCCTTCTTCGGGTCCGTGAGATCGGGCGAGCTGTCCGGTGAAGCTGAAAGTCGGAGTGAAGTACAGGGCGGTGTCGAGACCGACGGAACCGCGACTCTCACCCTCGAGATACCGGTTGGCGCCCATGAGAGCCACGCTCGAGCCGCCCATGAGACTGGCCTCGAGTCTTCCCACGGTGTAATTCGCCGATTCCGATACGGTTCCTGACGGCGGACCCGAGGAGGGATCCGATTGGGCGGTGAGGAGGGAGTACTGGAGGTCCCCTCGCCTCCCGAGCGCCTTCGCCCCGAAGTGGATGTCCGAGATACGCCGGGAGTAGAACGTGCGAATGCGCTGCTGGTATTGCTCGGCGCCTTCGAGGAAGAAGGGGCGCTTCTCGGGAAGGCTCAGCTCGAACCGCGTGAGGTTGATCTGCTCTTGGTCGGCTTCGATGATGGCGAAATCGGGATTCACGGTCGTGTTCAAGAGGTCTTGGGGAGTCGGGGAGTAGCGGACCTCCGCTCCCGCCTCGTAGCCGGGATCGATCCCTTCCTGGTACCGCGCCAGAGCGTAGGGAATGATCTCGTACTTCCGGCGGGCCGCTCTCAGATCGAGGCCGGCCAGCGTGCCGTACTGCGAGATGCGGAAGCGATCCTCGAGCGGACCGGTCCAGAAGCTCGATTCGAGCAGACGCCGCGTCGTGCGTCCCAGATTGAGTCCCCATGTCTGATCCCCTCCTGGCGAAAACCGCAGGATGACGAGCGGAATCGCGATCTCTACCGTCCAGCCGCCCTCGAACCGCGATGCCGCGGAGTACCAGGTCGCGTCCCAGTTGTCTTCGACGACCCTCCCGTTGTCGGTCACGCGGCCGTCGTACTGGGTCGCGAGGAGATTGGTAGCGAAGAAGTACGCCGAGCGTCCGTCGTGGAAGGTGTCGACGACGACGAGAACGGAGTCATCCTGGAGCAGATCGCTGTCGCGGCGGGTGAGCTGGGCAGCGATGCGCGACGGCTCGGAGTCGTGGCAGCGGAAGCCGAAATAGACGAAGTTGTCGTCGTAAAGGACGTAGGCCTCGGTCGGCTCGCGCGCCGCCTCGCCCCGGAAAGGCTCGAACTGCATGAAGCCATCGGCTTGGCTCGCCCCCTGCCATTCCTGGTCGTCGAGAACCCCGTCGATCTGGATCTCGCCCCCGGTGCGGATGGCCAGGATGTCGCGCCCGTAAGCCGAGCCCGAGAGCAACGATAAAGCAGCTGGGGCGAGAACCCACGAATGCATCGCTTTCATAGCATAGGACTTCGGGGTTAGATGTGGGTAAGAGGCCCGCTCTTACGCTCCTTTAATGAACGGCTCGTAGAGTCCAGCAGGGTGATGAA is a window from the Vicinamibacteria bacterium genome containing:
- a CDS encoding DUF5916 domain-containing protein; this translates as MHSWVLAPAALSLLSGSAYGRDILAIRTGGEIQIDGVLDDQEWQGASQADGFMQFEPFRGEAAREPTEAYVLYDDNFVYFGFRCHDSEPSRIAAQLTRRDSDLLQDDSVLVVVDTFHDGRSAYFFATNLLATQYDGRVTDNGRVVEDNWDATWYSAASRFEGGWTVEIAIPLVILRFSPGGDQTWGLNLGRTTRRLLESSFWTGPLEDRFRISQYGTLAGLDLRAARRKYEIIPYALARYQEGIDPGYEAGAEVRYSPTPQDLLNTTVNPDFAIIEADQEQINLTRFELSLPEKRPFFLEGAEQYQQRIRTFYSRRISDIHFGAKALGRRGDLQYSLLTAQSDPSSGPPSGTVSESANYTVGRLEASLMGGSSVALMGANRYLEGESRGSVGLDTALYFTPTFSFTGQLARSHGPEEGGRWAFFVRPSRDTSTSHVHFRYTHLGDRFGDHVNAIGFIRDDDRREMDSAINKDFWPRSGLVSHVEYDSNYNIYWSQKNVLRSWRVDQSLGIELQNRWAFAWDAYEEFQLFEKEFRNRSNGFLIGYNIREFQSASVEYAFGQSFDSDFDLWEVALRRKLGEALSVEYELTRLRLVPDPEEESTDIHVIRGVYNFTPDLFFKLFFQSSTAIDRKNVQAVFVWRYRPPFGTVQVAYERGTAPFGERSEQGNTVFLKFSYVF